The Limnochorda sp. LNt genome includes a region encoding these proteins:
- a CDS encoding ABC transporter permease, whose product MISVRSTAPAVAERLPSPWRYAARRGAGAVLSALVAASVAFLVTRALPGDAALTMAGVDGSPEVVQRLRRDLGLDVPAPVGLVRWLAEAVRGQLGTSVRFGRPVAELVVAHFRVNLLLVALAVPLALALALVGGTVAAIGLAGLDGWGLRRRVMRAADRVIAPLMQLGLSVPSFWVAMVLVWTVAVRLRLLPAVAPVGEAGWLPWRGLVLPVLALALPAAGALGLMVRASVAQGLQEPFVQAVRAKGAGAVRVVVAHVLPGALNPVVSTLGVVLADLLTGSLVVEMVFGLPGLGRILLAGVEFRDLPLVTGGVAFAALVVVMTSAMVDVLYGLLDPRVRYR is encoded by the coding sequence ATGATCTCCGTACGGTCTACCGCGCCAGCGGTCGCTGAGCGTCTCCCGAGCCCCTGGCGCTACGCCGCCCGGCGGGGGGCCGGGGCCGTCCTGTCGGCCCTGGTGGCGGCGTCCGTGGCCTTCCTGGTGACGCGCGCCCTGCCCGGTGACGCCGCCCTGACCATGGCCGGCGTCGACGGCTCCCCCGAGGTGGTACAGCGCCTGCGCCGCGACCTGGGGCTCGACGTGCCGGCGCCCGTGGGGCTGGTGCGCTGGCTGGCGGAGGCGGTGAGGGGGCAGCTGGGCACCTCGGTGCGGTTCGGCCGGCCGGTGGCGGAGCTGGTCGTCGCCCACTTCCGGGTCAACCTGCTGCTGGTGGCACTGGCGGTGCCGCTGGCCCTGGCGCTGGCCCTGGTGGGCGGCACCGTGGCGGCCATCGGGCTGGCCGGGCTCGACGGATGGGGCCTGCGCCGACGGGTGATGCGGGCCGCCGACCGCGTCATCGCGCCCCTCATGCAACTGGGGCTCTCGGTACCCTCGTTTTGGGTGGCCATGGTGCTGGTCTGGACGGTGGCGGTGCGGCTGCGCCTGCTGCCAGCGGTGGCTCCGGTGGGCGAGGCCGGGTGGCTGCCGTGGCGAGGCCTGGTGCTGCCGGTGCTGGCGCTGGCGTTGCCCGCCGCGGGGGCGCTGGGGCTGATGGTGCGCGCCTCGGTCGCCCAGGGGCTGCAGGAGCCCTTCGTGCAGGCGGTGCGGGCCAAGGGCGCCGGGGCGGTGCGCGTCGTCGTGGCCCACGTCTTGCCCGGCGCGCTCAATCCGGTCGTCAGCACGCTGGGCGTGGTGCTGGCGGACCTGCTGACGGGCAGCCTGGTGGTGGAGATGGTCTTCGGGCTGCCGGGCCTGGGGCGCATCCTGCTGGCGGGCGTCGAGTTTCGCGACCTGCCGCTGGTGACGGGAGGCGTCGCCTTCGCGGCGTTGGTGGTGGTCATGACCTCGGCCATGGTCGATGTGCTGTATGGTTTGCTCGACCCGCGAGTGCGGTACCGCTGA